Proteins encoded within one genomic window of Vicinamibacteria bacterium:
- a CDS encoding DUF1801 domain-containing protein: MHSDAITVDGYIASFDGEKSDLLKKLRQAILEVAPNAVESMKHRLPFYEIGPDAFAFAVQKRYLSVYINNEDLITKHAAHIGKHSRGKNCIRYSKPEHVDLPGLAALIRAVYGKRA, translated from the coding sequence ATGCATTCCGATGCAATCACCGTTGACGGGTACATCGCCTCCTTCGATGGAGAGAAAAGCGACCTGCTCAAGAAGTTGCGGCAAGCAATCCTTGAGGTTGCACCTAATGCTGTCGAGTCCATGAAGCATCGGCTGCCTTTCTACGAGATTGGCCCAGACGCCTTCGCATTCGCCGTTCAGAAGCGCTATCTGAGCGTGTACATCAACAATGAAGATTTGATCACCAAGCACGCCGCACACATCGGCAAGCACAGTCGCGGCAAAAACTGCATCCGCTACTCCAAGCCGGAGCATGTAGATCTGCCCGGGCTCGCAGCGCTGATCCGCGCCGTGTATGGCAAGCGGGCCTGA
- a CDS encoding coproporphyrinogen-III oxidase family protein — protein MAGVREWRDPSEEDRGRFDPRAIFEAGLRNHHIANTAYPIAHERTWRPYRVPRVGVASTVVRAWQGIRDLGLYVHVPFCETRCSFCEYTVTRRSEHGGAEDYVAALLGELELYEDVIGTEGRLLHGLDIGGGTPSFLPAEAIARILSSVRACFRFAPGSDISIETTPKIAASDPDKLTAYRRSGIDRISMGIQVIEPDLLRVLNREENGVGVHRRAVSNVRAAGFERLNLDLMYGFSGQSLDSWRATLEHAIGLGPEYITLYRMRYKLTRISHQAAHVTLDDVRPMAALAKEVLADAGYRASPGKTTYSRIPADVGTSSYLARRVIEGMPYLGLGLGAQSFTHTTISYNDGAAGKNLAPYLKSAREGRLPIQDLYDLPAVQMMGKMCSVSFYFGEIHLAAFAAKFGVSLDTAYPEAVAFLLREGLMEVRGAVLGLTSRGVEHKNGVHALFYAPSIQRYLLERDPERAQDMTRHRRQAARTADEELVHV, from the coding sequence ATGGCCGGCGTGAGGGAATGGAGGGATCCTTCCGAGGAGGATCGAGGCCGCTTCGATCCCCGGGCGATCTTCGAGGCGGGCCTCCGCAACCACCACATCGCGAACACGGCCTATCCCATCGCTCACGAGCGCACCTGGCGTCCGTATCGAGTACCCCGCGTGGGGGTCGCGTCCACGGTGGTTCGCGCCTGGCAGGGCATCCGAGACCTGGGCCTGTACGTTCACGTTCCCTTTTGCGAGACCCGCTGCTCGTTTTGCGAGTATACGGTGACGCGGCGCTCGGAGCATGGGGGTGCGGAAGACTATGTCGCGGCGCTCCTCGGAGAGCTGGAGCTTTATGAAGACGTCATCGGCACCGAAGGCCGGCTGCTCCACGGGCTCGACATCGGAGGGGGCACGCCCTCGTTCTTGCCAGCAGAAGCGATCGCTCGCATTCTAAGCTCGGTGCGCGCCTGCTTTCGGTTCGCGCCCGGCTCGGACATCAGCATCGAGACGACTCCCAAGATCGCGGCCTCGGATCCCGACAAGCTCACGGCGTACCGCCGCTCGGGCATCGACCGAATCAGCATGGGCATCCAGGTGATCGAGCCGGACCTGCTGCGGGTGCTGAACCGCGAAGAGAACGGCGTCGGGGTGCATCGCCGCGCCGTCTCCAACGTGCGGGCCGCGGGATTCGAGCGGCTGAATCTGGATCTCATGTACGGCTTCTCGGGCCAGAGCCTCGACAGCTGGCGAGCGACGCTCGAGCACGCCATCGGGCTCGGACCCGAGTACATCACGCTCTATCGCATGCGCTACAAGCTCACCCGTATCTCGCACCAGGCGGCACACGTGACGCTCGACGACGTCCGTCCGATGGCGGCGCTCGCCAAGGAGGTGCTGGCGGATGCGGGCTATCGGGCGAGCCCGGGCAAGACGACCTACAGCCGCATCCCGGCAGATGTCGGGACGAGCTCTTACCTCGCCCGCCGGGTGATCGAGGGCATGCCGTATCTCGGCCTCGGGCTGGGGGCGCAGTCGTTCACCCATACGACCATCTCCTACAACGACGGCGCCGCGGGGAAGAACCTCGCTCCCTACTTGAAGAGCGCGCGGGAGGGGCGCCTTCCCATCCAGGATCTGTACGATCTTCCCGCCGTGCAGATGATGGGGAAGATGTGTTCGGTCAGCTTCTACTTCGGAGAGATTCATCTGGCGGCGTTCGCGGCGAAGTTCGGGGTGAGCCTCGACACGGCTTATCCCGAGGCCGTGGCCTTTCTGCTTCGGGAAGGGCTCATGGAGGTCCGGGGAGCGGTGCTGGGTCTCACATCGCGCGGGGTCGAGCACAAGAACGGCGTGCATGCGCTCTTCTATGCGCCTTCGATCCAGCGCTATCTCCTCGAGCGCGACCCGGAGCGGGCCCAGGACATGACGCGCCACCGGCGCCAGGCGGCGAGGACCGCCGATGAGGAGCTCGTTCATGTATGA
- a CDS encoding radical SAM protein — translation MYDFANILFAGRCNRACPWCIGKALPDRVNVDNLSLWPLENLDGFIERVRAENVREIVFTGTVSDPHLYRHEALLLDHLRARLDPRTRYSIHTNGVLSLRKMTVFNRYDRGCISFPSFEPDTYEKMMGSRRVPDLSAILREATIPVKVSCVIDEPNVAELDGFVKRCHRIGVRRLVVRKLFGETREWDVLRDLPVVGRFKGNPVMDYRGMEVTYWDFDKTECRSLNLFPDGTIGDAYRLTETPQLERSA, via the coding sequence ATGTATGACTTCGCGAACATCCTCTTCGCCGGTCGGTGCAACCGCGCCTGCCCCTGGTGCATCGGTAAAGCGCTTCCGGATCGAGTGAACGTCGACAATCTGAGCCTCTGGCCTCTCGAGAATCTCGACGGCTTCATCGAACGCGTACGGGCGGAGAATGTTCGGGAGATCGTTTTCACCGGCACCGTGAGCGACCCGCACCTCTACCGCCACGAGGCGCTCCTGCTCGACCACCTGAGGGCAAGACTTGACCCCCGAACGCGGTACTCGATTCACACGAACGGTGTCTTGTCGCTCCGGAAGATGACCGTCTTCAATCGATACGATCGCGGCTGCATCTCCTTTCCTTCTTTCGAACCGGACACCTACGAGAAGATGATGGGCTCCCGACGCGTGCCCGATCTGTCCGCCATCCTTCGCGAGGCAACCATCCCGGTCAAGGTCTCGTGCGTTATCGACGAGCCCAACGTCGCCGAACTAGACGGGTTCGTGAAGAGATGCCACCGCATCGGTGTTCGGCGGCTCGTGGTGCGAAAGCTCTTCGGTGAAACGCGGGAGTGGGATGTACTCCGCGATCTTCCCGTCGTGGGCCGGTTCAAAGGCAACCCGGTGATGGACTACCGTGGGATGGAAGTGACCTACTGGGATTTCGACAAGACCGAGTGCCGGAGCTTGAACCTCTTTCCCGATGGAACGATTGGAGACGCTTATCGTCTGACCGAGACGCCGCAGCTCGAGCGCTCCGCTTGA
- a CDS encoding serine/threonine-protein kinase, whose translation MNVRTLGRYEIRGVIGRGSMGVVYHAHDPVIDRPVALKTVVIPDSIAESRREVFLKRFFQEARAAGKLLHPNIVVTYDAATDESNGIPFIAMEFIEGESLSQHLKRKNREDWKKVVAWGVALARALHHAHQERIVHRDIKPGNVLITRRGVPKIADFGIAKLPAANLTGTGIVVGTPYFMSPEQLRGKELDGRSDLFSLGALLYNLVAGQRPFEGKELAAIASQVLLENPRPLSEIVSDVPPALDGVLARALAKSPGDRYASGEELAQDLLAVKQENPSRETLAPAERARASAVLPPQPSAVPPAPERRNATSPTVRSQRAFAPFGAGLGRFRRFRTRFVVAGILACLLAMALFYRDEIAQRKLFFDARTAVKNGELVLGEQRLEELLERNPQFDEASSLLLAVSGKLVLPALPLELTVKHDHSLGSCTGKLTLHESSIEYWSRKHGLLQWRFEYLQSISRRGSRGITVQTYEDDVLGLVSDKNYNFSVLGDPPDDALWKRYERLFQNGQRTERERSPAPQ comes from the coding sequence ATGAATGTAAGGACCCTGGGCCGGTACGAGATCCGCGGCGTGATCGGGCGAGGAAGCATGGGCGTCGTGTACCACGCACACGACCCCGTCATCGATCGACCGGTCGCCCTCAAGACCGTGGTCATCCCGGACTCGATCGCGGAATCGAGGAGGGAGGTCTTCTTGAAGCGCTTCTTTCAAGAGGCGCGGGCTGCGGGGAAGCTCCTACACCCCAATATCGTCGTCACCTATGACGCCGCAACCGACGAGTCCAACGGCATCCCCTTCATCGCGATGGAATTCATCGAAGGCGAGTCACTGAGCCAGCACCTCAAACGCAAGAACCGGGAAGATTGGAAGAAAGTCGTGGCATGGGGCGTGGCGCTTGCTCGCGCGCTCCACCATGCCCACCAGGAAAGAATCGTGCACCGGGATATCAAGCCCGGGAACGTCCTGATCACCCGGCGTGGGGTTCCCAAGATCGCTGACTTCGGTATTGCGAAACTGCCCGCGGCGAACCTCACGGGGACGGGCATCGTCGTAGGAACACCCTATTTCATGTCACCCGAGCAGCTCCGCGGGAAAGAGCTCGATGGCCGAAGCGACCTCTTCTCGCTCGGAGCACTTCTCTATAACCTCGTCGCGGGACAGCGCCCTTTCGAGGGCAAGGAGCTCGCCGCCATCGCCAGCCAGGTTCTCCTCGAGAACCCTCGGCCCCTGTCGGAGATCGTTTCCGATGTTCCGCCGGCGCTCGACGGAGTACTGGCTCGGGCTCTCGCGAAATCGCCGGGTGATCGCTATGCATCCGGTGAAGAGCTCGCCCAGGACCTGCTCGCGGTGAAACAGGAAAACCCCTCGCGAGAAACCCTGGCGCCGGCGGAGCGAGCTCGAGCCTCGGCCGTTTTGCCGCCGCAGCCGTCAGCGGTTCCACCCGCTCCGGAGCGGAGGAACGCAACAAGCCCTACCGTCCGATCCCAACGAGCCTTCGCTCCCTTCGGGGCTGGGCTCGGACGTTTCCGGCGTTTCCGCACACGCTTCGTGGTGGCAGGCATCCTGGCGTGCCTCCTGGCAATGGCCCTCTTCTATCGCGATGAAATCGCTCAACGTAAACTCTTCTTCGACGCGAGAACCGCCGTGAAAAACGGAGAGCTCGTGCTCGGCGAGCAGAGACTCGAAGAGCTTCTCGAGAGAAACCCCCAGTTCGACGAGGCTTCGAGCCTTCTCCTGGCCGTGAGCGGAAAGCTCGTCCTACCGGCGTTGCCTCTCGAGCTCACGGTAAAACACGATCATTCTCTCGGTTCATGCACCGGCAAGCTGACTCTCCACGAATCGAGCATCGAATACTGGTCGAGAAAGCACGGGCTTTTGCAATGGCGCTTCGAGTACCTGCAAAGCATCAGCAGACGCGGCTCGCGGGGAATCACCGTGCAGACGTACGAAGATGACGTGCTCGGCCTCGTCAGCGACAAGAACTACAACTTTTCCGTTCTCGGCGACCCGCCGGACGACGCACTCTGGAAGCGTTACGAGAGACTCTTTCAGAACGGACAAAGAACGGAACGCGAGAGATCTCCTGCGCCGCAATGA
- a CDS encoding C39 family peptidase, which yields MALAPAVVLGVLLGSPFLADGANARPRSNESGTELPRREPAWLLDVPYTSQSEELCGGAAAAMVLRYWGERGIYAEDFAGLVEPGKRGIPTETLTDAIRKRGWSAMAFRGDEELARSQLARGRPLVVLVEVGPERYHYVVLIGWLPGRLIFHDPARAPYRLVRAEEFHTVWATTKFWALLILPPEEQHRTEASEQVESPPRDSPPPSCSGMVEEAVRIARGGSVTDAGELLEASLELCPDSSAPLRELAGVRFVQSRWDESAELARQAVALDASDSHAWRTLAASEFLRDDPDSALDAWNQLDEPRIDLVRVDGLTRTRYEVVVQSLDLPPRELLTSEKIERARRRLSSLPVQSSSRIGYKPLTGGLAEVEASIVERPLAFGGRTGIAAAAMDAAIERELSLKLSSPSGGGELWSGSWRWWEDRPKLSVALAVPRPWKLPGVWQVEGLWERQSYGTGVPSEAVGTVVREERRQAQLSISDWRTADSRWDFQTGLDRWNGRGSYAFVGGGLEKRLAADRAALRVGTAGWMGLAKSEAFGVASVSSAWRSSVRDSGLVARAGVQVATRSAPLDLWPGAGTGHARPLLLRAHPLLQDGVVRGEAFGRTLVHGGLESQTWFPTTRFLRFGVALFADVGKATKPLPNQATSFHVDIGAGFRLKLIGDQRALRVDTAWGLRDGEFALSAGWILPWPSW from the coding sequence ATGGCGTTGGCACCCGCTGTCGTGCTGGGGGTGCTGCTGGGGTCGCCTTTTCTCGCCGACGGAGCAAATGCTCGACCCAGGAGCAACGAATCCGGCACCGAACTCCCGCGTCGAGAGCCTGCTTGGCTCCTGGACGTTCCCTACACATCGCAGTCGGAGGAGCTCTGCGGCGGGGCGGCCGCGGCGATGGTGCTGCGATACTGGGGAGAACGCGGAATCTATGCGGAGGATTTCGCCGGGCTCGTGGAGCCGGGCAAGCGAGGTATCCCGACCGAGACCTTGACCGACGCCATCCGGAAGCGTGGATGGTCGGCGATGGCTTTTCGAGGTGACGAAGAGCTGGCGCGGAGCCAGCTCGCTCGGGGCCGCCCGTTGGTCGTGCTCGTCGAGGTCGGCCCGGAACGTTACCATTACGTGGTGCTCATCGGCTGGCTTCCCGGGCGCCTTATCTTCCACGATCCCGCTCGCGCTCCGTATCGTCTCGTTCGAGCCGAGGAGTTTCACACCGTTTGGGCAACAACGAAGTTCTGGGCGCTCCTGATCCTGCCCCCCGAGGAGCAACACCGGACGGAAGCGAGTGAGCAGGTGGAGTCGCCGCCGCGCGATTCCCCTCCACCTTCCTGTTCGGGCATGGTCGAGGAAGCCGTACGAATCGCCCGCGGTGGCAGCGTGACCGATGCCGGGGAGCTTCTCGAAGCTTCCCTGGAGTTGTGTCCGGACTCCTCGGCTCCCTTGCGAGAGCTCGCCGGTGTTCGCTTCGTCCAATCGCGCTGGGACGAGTCGGCGGAGCTCGCTCGACAAGCGGTGGCTCTCGACGCTTCAGACAGTCACGCCTGGCGGACGCTTGCGGCAAGCGAGTTCTTGCGGGACGACCCAGACAGCGCACTCGACGCCTGGAACCAGCTCGACGAACCCAGAATCGACCTCGTTCGCGTCGATGGCCTGACCCGCACTCGCTACGAAGTCGTTGTCCAATCTCTCGACTTGCCGCCACGCGAGTTGCTCACGTCTGAAAAGATCGAGCGGGCGCGGAGACGACTTTCGTCCCTCCCCGTCCAATCGAGCTCTCGCATCGGCTACAAGCCTTTGACCGGTGGCTTGGCGGAGGTGGAAGCGTCCATCGTCGAGCGCCCATTGGCTTTTGGGGGTCGTACGGGGATCGCAGCCGCCGCGATGGATGCCGCAATCGAACGGGAGCTTTCTCTGAAGCTCTCGAGCCCAAGTGGAGGAGGGGAGTTGTGGAGCGGGAGTTGGCGCTGGTGGGAGGACCGTCCGAAATTGTCCGTCGCATTGGCAGTTCCTCGTCCATGGAAGCTTCCCGGAGTCTGGCAGGTGGAAGGCCTCTGGGAACGTCAATCGTACGGCACGGGTGTTCCTTCCGAAGCGGTCGGTACCGTCGTTCGCGAAGAGCGCCGACAAGCCCAACTCAGCATCTCGGACTGGAGGACTGCCGATTCTCGATGGGATTTTCAAACCGGACTGGATCGGTGGAATGGCCGCGGGAGCTACGCGTTCGTCGGAGGGGGGCTCGAAAAGAGGCTCGCCGCGGATCGAGCCGCGCTCCGTGTGGGCACCGCCGGGTGGATGGGTCTGGCGAAGTCAGAGGCCTTTGGTGTCGCGTCGGTTAGCTCCGCGTGGCGGTCCTCGGTGAGGGATAGCGGGCTCGTGGCGCGCGCCGGTGTGCAGGTCGCAACGAGGAGTGCGCCTTTGGATCTGTGGCCCGGCGCCGGTACGGGACACGCCCGCCCACTCTTGCTGCGAGCCCATCCACTTCTCCAGGACGGTGTCGTTCGGGGGGAAGCTTTTGGCCGAACGCTAGTGCACGGAGGGCTCGAGTCTCAGACCTGGTTTCCCACGACGCGATTCCTGCGATTCGGGGTGGCGCTTTTCGCAGACGTGGGAAAGGCGACGAAACCGCTGCCGAATCAGGCTACGTCTTTCCATGTGGACATCGGAGCCGGTTTTCGGCTGAAGTTGATTGGAGATCAACGAGCTCTACGAGTCGATACGGCATGGGGCCTGCGCGACGGAGAGTTCGCATTATCCGCCGGCTGGATCCTGCCGTGGCCAAGCTGGTAA